The following coding sequences lie in one Blastopirellula retiformator genomic window:
- a CDS encoding glucuronate isomerase has translation MSIELRKQLFEQLDQIVLVDPHSHINPLSAASTTLADILGYHYYTELSHSAGMPKDQIEEPGLDPKEKVRRLVENFGPIENTIQYSWFIEFAQKMFGFADERLTTDNWEALYDSAAERMAKDDWEETVLRESKLEGIFLTNDFDDTLEGFDTGRYIPCLRTDDLVFHLAKLTVVERLENATGISISGREALESALDKLFEHFVSKGAKACAISLPPDFAPHYVSDNRADIAIKNILGKGDDAAPNDRHAASNFVFWSLAERCRQHKLPFDLMIGVNRGVYETGVYQGQDLYDSRVSLIQYRQLFNAFRDVTFPVSVLASVTNQELVSYSWIFPNVVANGHWWYSNTPAYIESDLAARLEAIPQTKVIGYYTDMYKLEFGMPKFAMFKRILAKVLAERFVIDRGWSEDRALELGKTVLRGNVESIFGLGK, from the coding sequence ATGTCGATCGAGTTGCGGAAACAGCTTTTCGAACAACTAGACCAAATCGTTCTGGTTGACCCCCATTCGCACATCAATCCGCTCAGCGCCGCGTCGACGACGCTGGCCGACATCCTGGGGTACCACTACTACACCGAGCTATCGCACTCGGCCGGCATGCCGAAAGATCAGATCGAAGAGCCCGGTCTCGATCCCAAAGAAAAGGTCCGCCGCCTGGTCGAAAACTTCGGCCCGATCGAAAACACGATCCAGTACAGCTGGTTTATCGAGTTCGCCCAGAAGATGTTCGGCTTCGCCGACGAGCGGCTGACGACCGACAATTGGGAAGCGCTCTACGATTCGGCCGCCGAGCGAATGGCCAAAGACGACTGGGAAGAAACGGTCCTGCGCGAGAGCAAGCTGGAAGGGATCTTTCTGACCAACGACTTCGACGACACGCTCGAAGGTTTCGATACCGGCCGCTACATTCCTTGCTTGCGAACCGATGATCTCGTCTTTCACTTGGCGAAGCTGACCGTCGTTGAACGCCTGGAGAATGCGACCGGCATTTCGATCAGCGGCCGCGAGGCGCTCGAGAGCGCACTCGACAAGTTGTTCGAGCATTTCGTCAGCAAAGGCGCCAAGGCATGTGCGATTTCGCTGCCGCCTGATTTCGCGCCCCACTACGTCAGCGATAACCGCGCTGACATTGCGATCAAAAACATCTTAGGGAAAGGGGACGACGCCGCCCCGAACGATCGGCACGCCGCATCGAACTTCGTCTTCTGGTCGCTGGCCGAACGTTGCCGTCAACACAAGTTGCCGTTCGACCTGATGATTGGCGTCAACCGCGGCGTCTATGAAACCGGCGTCTACCAAGGACAAGACCTGTACGACAGCCGCGTCTCACTGATCCAATACCGTCAACTCTTCAACGCTTTCCGCGACGTTACCTTTCCGGTTTCGGTCTTGGCCAGCGTCACCAATCAAGAGCTGGTCAGCTACAGCTGGATCTTCCCGAATGTCGTCGCCAACGGGCATTGGTGGTATTCCAACACGCCGGCCTATATCGAAAGCGACCTGGCCGCGCGGCTCGAAGCGATCCCGCAAACCAAGGTGATCGGCTACTACACCGACATGTACAAGCTGGAATTCGGCATGCCGAAGTTCGCGATGTTCAAGCGGATCCTGGCCAAGGTGTTGGCCGAGCGATTCGTGATCGACCGCGGCTGGAGCGAAGACCGGGCTTTAGAACTAGGCAAGACGGTCCTCCGCGGCAACGTCGAATCGATCTTTGGACTGGGCAAGTAG
- a CDS encoding inositol monophosphatase family protein, translated as MSDYLTTCEKAARAAGAVLLEWQGKFRVREKGRADLVTEADVESQKKIQEIVLGEFPEHGFLGEEEDPANAVSSQYEYRWIADPLDGTTNYVHGLANYSVSLALQHRGEVIVGVVYDPVHDQCFAAERGQGATLNGEKLQVSDVTDLEAALVAASFAAGIQRDSPEIEQFIEVLVRCQAMRRLGSAALNLAYVAAGTLDAYWASSVKIWDVAAGVLLVQEAGGVIRGPGGEPFDWNRPKVVAASTEQLHDQLQASIGA; from the coding sequence ATGTCTGACTACCTAACGACTTGCGAGAAGGCGGCCCGCGCTGCTGGCGCCGTTTTACTTGAGTGGCAGGGGAAATTTCGCGTCCGAGAGAAAGGGCGAGCCGACTTGGTAACCGAGGCCGACGTCGAGTCGCAAAAGAAGATCCAGGAGATCGTGCTGGGAGAATTTCCGGAACACGGATTCTTGGGAGAAGAGGAAGATCCCGCCAACGCCGTCTCTAGCCAGTATGAGTATCGGTGGATTGCCGACCCGCTCGACGGCACGACCAATTACGTTCATGGGCTAGCGAACTATTCGGTCTCCTTGGCATTGCAGCATCGCGGCGAAGTGATCGTCGGCGTCGTCTACGATCCGGTGCATGATCAATGCTTTGCGGCGGAGCGGGGCCAAGGGGCGACCCTTAACGGCGAGAAATTGCAGGTCAGCGACGTTACCGATCTAGAGGCTGCGTTGGTGGCGGCTAGTTTCGCCGCTGGCATCCAGCGCGATTCGCCCGAGATCGAACAGTTTATCGAGGTGCTAGTGCGCTGTCAGGCGATGCGGCGTTTGGGGTCGGCGGCGCTCAATCTGGCGTATGTCGCCGCGGGGACTTTGGATGCTTATTGGGCGTCGAGCGTTAAAATTTGGGATGTCGCCGCTGGCGTGTTGTTGGTCCAGGAAGCAGGCGGCGTCATTCGCGGGCCTGGTGGAGAGCCGTTCGATTGGAATCGCCCTAAGGTGGTCGCCGCTTCGACCGAGCAACTGCATGACCAACTGCAGGCTTCCATCGGCGCCTGA
- a CDS encoding GNAT family N-acetyltransferase, which yields MIIRQEQPEDVPAIRQLLLAAFPTAIENEIVDQIRDSKCEQISLVAEVDGNIVGQILFTPATIERDAHVVQGWGLAPVSVAPKSQGRGIGATLVRQGLEELRQQGGAFVIVLGDPQYYPKFGFQPAAQWNVQSEFGGVPAEAFMLIAFDEEAIGDGGIAKYRPEFASAV from the coding sequence ATGATCATCCGCCAAGAACAGCCGGAAGACGTTCCGGCGATCCGCCAACTGTTGCTCGCCGCTTTTCCGACCGCGATCGAAAACGAGATCGTCGACCAAATTCGAGACTCCAAATGCGAGCAGATTTCGCTCGTTGCCGAAGTTGACGGCAACATCGTCGGTCAGATCTTGTTTACGCCGGCGACGATCGAGCGTGACGCCCATGTTGTCCAGGGTTGGGGACTGGCGCCGGTCTCGGTCGCTCCCAAGTCGCAAGGCCGCGGGATTGGCGCTACGCTGGTCCGCCAAGGGCTGGAAGAACTGCGACAGCAGGGCGGGGCGTTCGTGATCGTGCTTGGCGATCCTCAGTATTACCCGAAATTTGGCTTCCAGCCGGCGGCGCAGTGGAACGTCCAGTCGGAGTTTGGCGGCGTGCCGGCCGAGGCGTTTATGCTGATCGCCTTCGACGAAGAGGCGATCGGCGATGGCGGAATCGCCAAGTACCGGCCTGAGTTCGCGTCGGCGGTTTGA
- a CDS encoding DegT/DnrJ/EryC1/StrS family aminotransferase has product MSAQESAGRPASVPLLDVARGNAPLRTEFVAALENVLDSGRFVFGPEVFELEKQMAEASHAKYGISCASGSDALLLALMAYEIGPGDEVIVPSFTFFATASAVWRLGAKPVFADIDPVTFNISPEAIAAAITPNTKAIIPVHLFGQAADMTAINAIAAAHDLWVIEDACQAVLAEYDGEPVGAIGDVGCYSFYPTKNLGGMGDGGMLTTNDEELANRLRLYRGHGMEPRYYHSVVGINSRLDTFQAATLLVKMNKLAEWTEMRRENAARYNELFRAAGMDECIILPAESADHKHAWNQFTVRVPQGSRDHLRKHLADHKIGSEIYYPVPLHQQVCFANLADHGSLIETEKAAKEVLSLPIFPELTDAEQRVVVESIEQYYEAVNKKAVA; this is encoded by the coding sequence ATGAGCGCTCAAGAGTCGGCGGGCCGTCCCGCCTCGGTTCCGTTGTTGGATGTCGCCCGCGGCAACGCCCCTTTGCGTACCGAATTTGTTGCGGCGCTGGAAAACGTCCTCGATTCGGGGCGGTTTGTCTTCGGCCCGGAAGTCTTCGAACTGGAAAAGCAAATGGCCGAAGCGTCGCATGCTAAATACGGCATCAGCTGCGCCTCGGGAAGCGACGCTTTGCTGCTCGCGCTGATGGCCTACGAAATCGGTCCCGGCGACGAAGTAATCGTCCCCAGCTTTACCTTCTTCGCCACCGCCAGCGCCGTCTGGCGTTTGGGCGCAAAGCCGGTCTTCGCCGACATTGACCCGGTCACGTTCAATATTTCGCCCGAAGCGATCGCCGCTGCGATTACCCCGAACACCAAAGCGATCATTCCGGTTCACCTGTTTGGACAGGCGGCCGACATGACGGCAATCAACGCGATCGCCGCCGCCCATGACTTGTGGGTGATTGAAGACGCCTGCCAGGCGGTCTTGGCCGAGTACGACGGAGAGCCGGTCGGTGCGATTGGCGACGTTGGCTGCTATAGCTTCTATCCGACCAAGAACTTGGGCGGTATGGGGGACGGCGGCATGCTGACCACCAACGACGAAGAGCTGGCCAATAGGCTGCGACTTTACCGCGGTCACGGAATGGAGCCGCGCTACTACCATTCGGTGGTCGGCATTAACAGCCGCTTGGATACGTTCCAGGCCGCCACGCTGTTGGTCAAAATGAACAAGCTGGCCGAGTGGACCGAAATGCGTCGCGAGAATGCGGCTCGCTACAACGAACTGTTCCGCGCTGCCGGGATGGATGAGTGCATCATCTTGCCAGCCGAATCGGCCGATCACAAACATGCCTGGAACCAGTTCACCGTCCGCGTTCCGCAAGGAAGTCGTGACCACCTGCGAAAACATCTGGCCGACCACAAGATTGGCAGCGAAATCTACTATCCGGTACCGCTGCACCAGCAGGTCTGCTTCGCCAACTTGGCGGACCATGGCTCGCTGATCGAAACGGAAAAGGCGGCCAAGGAAGTCTTGAGCCTGCCGATCTTCCCCGAATTGACCGACGCCGAGCAGCGCGTGGTTGTTGAATCGATCGAGCAGTACTACGAAGCGGTCAACAAGAAAGCGGTCGCTTAG
- a CDS encoding DUF1592 domain-containing protein, whose product MRFPALLLSTALLLATCTSLWADPAQHQAMFDKQVKPFLTKYCNDCHAGEFAESGIDFASFGKAEEVMTSGRKTWQKALSQMTVGAMPPSDEAQPSEEELKQALKWIRGALSDYSCDGPVDPGRETIRRLNRVEYQNTIRDLVGVEFKASEEFPADDVGYGFDNIGDVLSLSPLLLEKYYDAAVTIAGKAIVLDPSSLIRSERLKNFKLKDGSKSDDRISFPSHNIAKTDFEIDSPGEYKLSIRAYGTRAGDQLPNMHVKLDDQDKDFAVEALKGKEQNYEITKRFSKGKHHLEISFTNDHYDPNNPNRNKRDRNLIVTSVKLVGPPKITPESYPESHRKIFIAYPGQDGITAEVAARRILTRFASRAFRRPATADEVNRLYTLVASAQADGENFEASVRDGVVAILCSPNFLFRVEMDESKSPVRQLTEYELASRLSYFLWSSAPDHELLTLAYEGKLRSQLDQQIDRMLKSPKNSALVENFAGQWLQLRNLEDVKPDRRKFRGFTPALAKAMRQETELFFESIVKEDRSVLDLVGADYTYLNESLAKHYGVKDVKGEEFRKVSLKEKGRGGILTQASILTVTSNPTRTSPVKRGKWILENVLGTPPPDPPADVPTLEAQKELTGTLREQMAQHMANPSCASCHARMDPIGFALENFDAVGAFRTKDEGSKIDASGELPGGIKFEGASGLRQVILNEHRDEFVRAFSEKMLTYALGRGVEFFDMCAIDAIQDELERNDYRFSALVKAIVHSDPFQKRRTN is encoded by the coding sequence TTGCGATTCCCTGCGCTCCTTTTGTCGACTGCGCTATTGCTAGCGACTTGTACGTCGCTGTGGGCCGATCCTGCGCAACATCAGGCGATGTTCGACAAGCAGGTTAAGCCGTTTCTCACCAAGTACTGCAACGACTGTCACGCCGGCGAGTTCGCCGAGTCAGGCATCGATTTCGCCTCGTTCGGCAAGGCGGAAGAGGTGATGACCAGCGGTCGTAAGACCTGGCAGAAGGCGCTCAGCCAGATGACCGTCGGTGCGATGCCCCCCAGCGACGAAGCGCAACCTTCCGAGGAGGAGCTGAAGCAGGCCCTCAAGTGGATCCGGGGTGCGCTCTCCGACTATTCGTGTGATGGGCCGGTTGATCCTGGCCGTGAGACGATTCGTCGCTTGAACCGCGTCGAGTATCAAAACACGATTCGCGACTTGGTCGGCGTCGAGTTCAAAGCGAGCGAAGAATTTCCGGCCGACGACGTTGGTTATGGGTTCGACAATATCGGCGACGTCCTTTCGCTGTCGCCGCTACTGTTGGAGAAGTATTACGATGCGGCGGTGACGATCGCGGGCAAGGCGATTGTGCTCGACCCGTCGAGCTTGATCCGAAGCGAACGTCTGAAGAACTTCAAGCTGAAGGACGGCTCCAAGAGTGACGACCGAATCAGCTTTCCCTCGCACAATATCGCCAAGACCGATTTCGAGATCGACTCCCCAGGCGAGTACAAGCTATCGATTCGCGCTTACGGAACGCGTGCCGGGGACCAGTTGCCCAACATGCACGTCAAGCTAGACGACCAAGACAAAGACTTTGCGGTCGAAGCGCTGAAAGGCAAAGAACAGAACTACGAGATTACGAAGCGTTTTTCCAAGGGAAAGCACCACCTCGAGATCTCGTTTACCAACGATCACTACGATCCCAACAATCCCAACCGCAACAAACGCGATCGCAACTTGATTGTCACCAGCGTCAAGTTGGTGGGGCCGCCTAAGATCACGCCCGAAAGCTATCCGGAGTCGCACCGTAAGATTTTCATCGCCTACCCCGGCCAAGACGGCATCACCGCCGAGGTCGCGGCCCGGCGGATTTTGACCCGGTTTGCATCGCGGGCCTTTCGTCGTCCGGCGACGGCTGACGAAGTGAATCGGCTCTACACGCTGGTCGCGTCGGCCCAAGCCGATGGCGAGAACTTTGAAGCTTCGGTGCGCGATGGCGTGGTCGCCATTCTTTGCTCGCCGAACTTCCTGTTCCGCGTCGAGATGGACGAGTCGAAATCGCCGGTCCGCCAGTTGACCGAGTACGAACTGGCGTCGCGACTTTCTTACTTCCTCTGGAGCAGCGCTCCCGATCACGAGCTGCTGACGCTCGCATACGAAGGGAAGCTGCGATCGCAGCTCGATCAGCAGATCGACCGCATGCTGAAGTCGCCGAAGAACTCGGCCTTGGTCGAAAACTTCGCCGGACAATGGCTGCAGTTGCGTAACCTGGAAGACGTCAAACCCGATCGTCGCAAGTTCCGCGGGTTTACGCCCGCCCTGGCGAAGGCGATGCGGCAGGAGACCGAACTCTTTTTCGAGTCGATCGTCAAAGAAGACCGCAGCGTGCTCGATCTGGTTGGGGCCGACTACACCTATTTGAACGAATCGCTCGCCAAGCATTATGGCGTGAAGGACGTCAAAGGAGAGGAGTTCCGCAAAGTGTCTCTGAAGGAGAAGGGACGCGGTGGGATTTTGACCCAGGCCAGCATCCTGACCGTAACCTCCAATCCGACCCGGACCTCGCCGGTGAAACGGGGGAAATGGATCCTGGAGAACGTGCTGGGAACGCCTCCGCCAGATCCGCCGGCCGATGTGCCGACGCTGGAAGCCCAGAAAGAGCTGACCGGGACGCTACGCGAGCAAATGGCGCAGCACATGGCGAATCCCAGCTGCGCCTCGTGCCATGCTCGGATGGACCCGATCGGCTTTGCCCTGGAAAACTTCGATGCCGTTGGCGCCTTCCGTACCAAAGACGAGGGATCGAAGATCGACGCTTCGGGCGAGTTGCCCGGCGGGATAAAATTTGAAGGCGCCTCGGGACTGCGACAAGTGATCCTGAATGAGCACCGCGACGAGTTCGTCCGGGCGTTTTCCGAAAAGATGTTGACTTATGCGTTGGGCCGCGGCGTCGAGTTTTTCGACATGTGCGCCATCGACGCGATTCAAGATGAGCTGGAACGTAACGATTACCGTTTCTCCGCGCTGGTGAAAGCGATCGTCCACAGCGATCCTTTCCAGAAGCGCCGTACCAATTAG
- a CDS encoding DUF1552 domain-containing protein — protein sequence MSTAISRRMLLRGFGAAMALPWLDQMAPVANAAAATGKPPVRMAFLYVPNGVNVEKWRPQGEGADWQLSPTLSALKDVKSEVTALSGLTLRGAFALGDGGGDHARSVAAYLTGSHPKKTDGADISNAISVDQYAAAQIGFQTRFPSLELGCSPSAQSGRCDSGYSCAYSSNMSWRNSTSHVGKEINPQAAFDRLFGNENAKESAESRALRHKRKKSILDFVMDDAKRLNQKLGKSDQRKLDEYLFAVREIERRVQQSIKLDGVEVDVPDYPRPDGVPADFGEHARLMMDMMVLAFQTDTTRVSTFMFTNAGSNRTYGDIGVREGHHSLSHHKGSKKNLEKIAKIDAFHVEQYAYFVKELQKVREGDGTLLDNCMVMYGSGISDGNRHNHDDLPIIMAGRGGGAITPNRHLIYPDNTPLTNLYVSMLNIVGAKADRFGDSNGKITNLG from the coding sequence ATGAGCACTGCAATCTCACGACGAATGTTGCTTCGCGGTTTTGGCGCCGCCATGGCGCTGCCGTGGCTCGACCAAATGGCTCCGGTCGCCAATGCGGCCGCCGCGACCGGCAAACCGCCAGTGCGCATGGCTTTTCTCTACGTTCCCAACGGCGTGAATGTCGAGAAGTGGCGTCCCCAAGGAGAAGGCGCCGATTGGCAGTTGTCGCCGACCTTGTCGGCGCTGAAAGACGTCAAGTCGGAAGTGACCGCCCTCAGTGGGCTGACTTTGCGCGGCGCGTTCGCGTTGGGTGACGGTGGTGGCGACCATGCTCGCAGCGTCGCCGCCTATCTGACCGGTTCGCACCCAAAGAAGACCGACGGCGCCGACATCAGCAACGCTATTTCGGTCGATCAATACGCCGCAGCTCAGATCGGCTTCCAGACCCGGTTCCCGTCGCTGGAACTGGGCTGTTCGCCCAGCGCTCAATCGGGCCGCTGCGACTCGGGCTATAGCTGCGCCTACTCGTCGAACATGTCGTGGCGCAACTCGACCTCGCACGTCGGCAAAGAAATCAACCCGCAAGCCGCCTTCGATCGCTTGTTTGGCAACGAGAACGCCAAGGAGTCGGCCGAAAGCCGCGCTCTGCGTCACAAGCGGAAGAAAAGCATCCTCGACTTCGTGATGGATGACGCCAAGCGCCTGAACCAGAAGTTGGGCAAATCCGATCAACGCAAGCTGGACGAGTATCTGTTCGCGGTGCGGGAGATCGAACGTCGCGTCCAGCAGTCGATCAAGCTCGACGGCGTCGAAGTCGATGTGCCGGATTATCCCCGACCCGATGGCGTGCCGGCCGATTTTGGTGAGCATGCCCGGTTGATGATGGACATGATGGTTTTGGCGTTCCAGACCGACACGACCCGCGTCAGCACGTTCATGTTCACCAACGCCGGCAGCAACCGGACCTACGGCGACATCGGCGTGCGAGAAGGGCACCACTCCCTTTCCCACCATAAGGGGAGCAAAAAGAACCTCGAAAAAATCGCCAAGATCGACGCCTTCCATGTCGAGCAATACGCCTACTTCGTCAAGGAGCTGCAGAAGGTCCGCGAAGGAGATGGAACGTTGCTCGACAACTGCATGGTCATGTACGGCAGCGGCATCAGCGACGGTAACCGCCACAACCATGACGACCTGCCGATCATCATGGCGGGCCGCGGCGGTGGGGCGATCACGCCGAACCGTCACCTGATCTATCCCGACAACACGCCGTTGACCAATCTCTATGTGTCGATGCTGAACATCGTCGGGGCGAAAGCCGATCGCTTTGGCGACTCCAACGGCAAGATCACCAATCTCGGCTAA
- a CDS encoding DUF1553 domain-containing protein, with the protein MHLPLKLSLFQLAIFALSALGTRYVLADSPEGVRPDFAAQVLPILTQRCFACHGPDADKREADLRLDQASSLFQRRGDQPAVIQPGDAADSPLYQRLIASDPAEQMPPPSHGGPLSLDEITTIKRWIDNGAKWEGHWAFQPIVRPELPPALLGYSDQPIDRLVAAKWKEHDLTPAEPASREMLLRRVTFALTGLPPTATEIQDFLADQRPGAYERVVDRLLASPHYGEQMARQWLDLARYADTHGFNIDSYRDMWRWRDWVIDAYNSNMPFDQFTREQLAGDLLPNATVDQITATGFNRNHPINDEMGAIPEEYLHFYAADRANTTATVWLGLTLACAECHDHKYDPISQRDYYQFYAFFNNVDDQGLDGRRGNAAPTIISPTKEQSQQLTGLDQQLRTLDAALSAARDEAQQSPSNWERSTEQVAAAANPPTDSAARLSLDGESGGVRIQRENDEAPLFLPGKFDQALLCDGRTLITPSEAIQLGDTFSIGLWAYPTTSNATVLAASPDFTLSLDRGQLVYETIERRLHTTEVMSKNLWQQVTLTVDGKQIAVYRDGVLLPLSPSERIDTMEVDQASPEVTQLQFGRAGELDGFRGLLDDVRIYARTLSPLEVQRLGGGDPIGEILAKPTEQRTDGEQATLLDHYLRQTDPHYAQQVERHETIARQRRRFIENFPETMVMRERTERRPARILERGRYDLPGETVTPDVLDCLPSLRRHTNADRLALAEWLTDDRQPLTARVAVNRYWQKLFGTSLVATPEDFGLRSSPPSNRALLDYLAADFRDNNWDVKRLLKQIVMSATYRQTSAVDVAKWNADPANQYLARGPRLRLSAEQLRDAALAASDLLNDHIGGPSVRPYQPADLWEAISYGRDFTAQRYAQDHGDRLYRRSLYTFWKRTSPPPNMSAFDAPNREFCTLTRSQTNTPQQALVLMNDPTFIEASRALAAEMMQSTPDVETQIASAFRRIVSRAPSQQERQILARVYEAQLAHYRQDLDGARELVAIGESPTADLPADEQAALTMVVSTIMNLDEAIHAN; encoded by the coding sequence GTGCATTTGCCGTTGAAGCTGTCGCTCTTCCAGCTCGCAATTTTCGCCCTGTCGGCGCTCGGGACTCGTTATGTCCTGGCCGATAGTCCGGAAGGGGTGCGCCCCGATTTTGCCGCCCAGGTGCTGCCGATTCTGACGCAGCGCTGCTTCGCGTGTCATGGTCCTGACGCCGACAAGCGAGAAGCCGATCTGCGGCTCGATCAGGCAAGTTCCCTTTTTCAGCGTCGCGGCGATCAGCCCGCGGTCATTCAGCCAGGCGACGCCGCTGATAGCCCACTCTATCAGCGTTTGATCGCTAGCGATCCGGCAGAGCAAATGCCGCCGCCCAGCCATGGCGGGCCACTCTCGCTCGACGAGATCACTACGATCAAACGCTGGATCGACAATGGCGCCAAGTGGGAAGGGCATTGGGCGTTTCAGCCAATCGTCAGACCGGAATTGCCGCCGGCATTGCTAGGTTACAGCGATCAGCCAATCGATCGCCTGGTCGCAGCAAAGTGGAAAGAGCACGATCTGACGCCGGCCGAACCAGCCAGTCGCGAAATGCTGCTCCGCCGCGTCACCTTTGCGCTGACCGGCTTGCCGCCAACCGCCACCGAGATCCAAGACTTTCTCGCGGATCAGCGCCCCGGCGCCTACGAACGCGTCGTCGATCGGTTACTGGCTTCGCCGCATTACGGAGAGCAGATGGCACGGCAGTGGCTCGACCTGGCGAGGTATGCCGACACGCATGGTTTCAACATCGACAGCTATCGCGACATGTGGCGCTGGCGTGATTGGGTGATTGACGCCTACAACTCCAACATGCCGTTTGATCAATTCACGCGCGAGCAGCTTGCCGGCGATCTCTTGCCCAATGCGACCGTCGACCAAATCACTGCGACCGGCTTCAATCGCAATCATCCGATCAATGACGAAATGGGGGCGATTCCCGAAGAGTATCTTCACTTCTACGCCGCGGATCGCGCCAATACCACCGCGACTGTTTGGCTGGGGCTGACGCTGGCCTGTGCGGAGTGTCATGATCACAAGTACGATCCCATCTCGCAGCGCGACTACTACCAGTTCTACGCCTTTTTCAACAATGTCGATGACCAGGGGCTCGATGGTCGTCGCGGCAATGCGGCGCCAACAATCATCAGTCCGACCAAGGAGCAATCCCAGCAGCTTACCGGGTTGGATCAACAACTGCGGACGCTTGACGCGGCGCTCTCCGCCGCCCGCGATGAAGCGCAGCAGTCGCCTTCCAATTGGGAGCGATCAACCGAACAAGTTGCGGCAGCCGCCAATCCGCCGACTGACAGCGCCGCCCGACTCTCCCTGGATGGCGAGAGCGGCGGAGTTCGCATCCAGCGAGAAAACGATGAGGCGCCGCTATTCTTGCCCGGCAAGTTTGACCAGGCTCTCCTTTGTGACGGGCGGACGCTCATCACGCCGAGCGAAGCGATACAGCTGGGCGACACCTTCTCGATTGGGTTGTGGGCATATCCAACAACATCGAACGCAACGGTCTTGGCGGCGTCGCCCGACTTCACGCTCTCGCTTGATCGGGGGCAACTGGTTTACGAAACGATCGAGCGCCGTCTTCACACGACAGAGGTCATGTCAAAGAACCTGTGGCAGCAGGTCACCCTGACGGTCGACGGCAAGCAGATCGCCGTCTATCGCGATGGCGTCCTCTTGCCGCTGTCGCCCAGCGAGCGGATCGACACCATGGAAGTCGATCAGGCGTCTCCTGAAGTAACGCAGCTACAGTTTGGCCGGGCCGGCGAGCTAGACGGTTTTCGGGGGCTGTTGGATGATGTTCGCATCTATGCCCGCACGCTCAGTCCGCTCGAAGTGCAGCGTCTTGGAGGTGGTGATCCGATCGGCGAGATCCTGGCCAAGCCGACCGAACAACGTACCGACGGCGAACAAGCGACGCTACTCGACCACTATCTCCGCCAGACCGATCCACACTACGCCCAGCAAGTTGAGCGACACGAAACGATCGCTCGGCAGCGGCGTCGTTTTATCGAGAACTTTCCCGAAACGATGGTCATGCGCGAGCGGACCGAGCGACGACCTGCCCGAATTTTGGAGCGTGGCCGCTACGATCTTCCGGGCGAAACGGTGACGCCGGACGTGCTCGACTGCTTGCCGTCGCTTCGGCGCCATACAAACGCCGATCGCCTGGCGCTGGCCGAATGGCTGACCGATGATCGTCAACCGCTGACCGCTCGCGTTGCGGTCAATCGATATTGGCAGAAGCTGTTCGGGACGTCGCTGGTCGCCACTCCTGAAGATTTTGGACTACGAAGTTCGCCCCCCAGCAATCGGGCCCTGCTCGACTACCTGGCCGCGGATTTTCGCGATAACAATTGGGACGTAAAGCGGCTGCTGAAACAGATCGTGATGTCGGCGACCTATCGGCAAACCAGTGCCGTTGATGTGGCGAAATGGAATGCCGATCCGGCCAATCAATATCTTGCTCGCGGGCCACGGCTGCGACTCTCGGCCGAACAGCTTCGCGACGCCGCACTGGCCGCCAGCGATTTGCTGAACGACCATATCGGCGGACCGAGCGTTCGCCCCTACCAGCCTGCCGACTTGTGGGAAGCGATTTCGTATGGAAGAGACTTTACCGCTCAGCGTTACGCCCAGGACCATGGAGACCGGCTCTATCGCCGCAGCTTGTACACGTTTTGGAAACGGACGTCGCCGCCACCCAACATGTCCGCCTTCGACGCGCCGAACCGAGAATTCTGCACGCTGACTCGTAGCCAAACCAATACGCCGCAGCAGGCGCTGGTGCTGATGAACGACCCGACCTTCATTGAGGCCTCCCGCGCTTTGGCCGCCGAGATGATGCAGTCCACCCCCGATGTCGAAACGCAAATTGCCTCCGCCTTCCGAAGGATCGTTTCTCGCGCGCCCAGTCAGCAGGAACGGCAAATACTAGCTCGCGTCTACGAGGCCCAACTGGCACACTATCGGCAAGACTTGGACGGGGCGAGAGAATTGGTCGCGATTGGCGAATCGCCTACGGCCGATCTCCCTGCTGATGAACAAGCGGCGCTGACGATGGTGGTCAGCACGATCATGAACCTCGACGAAGCGATCCACGCCAACTAA